A genomic window from Ilyobacter polytropus DSM 2926 includes:
- the asnB gene encoding asparagine synthase B has translation MCGIMYYSGKEAELLGFEKSFERIVYRGPDSTEILKDKGVWGFHRLSIMDLSNSGMQPFMLDGSISICNGEIYNFRKIKEDLQDKYKFHSDSDCEVLIPLYKEMGVEMFKYLDAEYAMVMYDAGADEVIAARDPIGIRPLFYGYSKTTKEIAFASEAKGLTDFCEDVAAFPPGHYYKGGEFICYRDMTKYTQFIDGDLEEITEGIRERLEAGIIKRLDSDAPVGYLLSGGLDSSLVCAIAQRNLEKPLKTFAIGMEKDPIDLKYAKEVAEYLGTEHTEVTISEKDVLDNLKHVIYCLETWDITTIRASMGMYLICKYIRANTDIKVLLTGEISDEIFGYKYTDFAPSGEEFQKEAEKRLREIYMYDVLRADRCISANSLEARVPFGDLDFVDYVMGINPEKKLNTYNKGKYLLRKAFEGGEYLPKDILYREKAAFSDAVGHSLVDCIKAFADEKYSDEDVEKAKEKYAYGTPFTKESLLYRDIFEEFFPGKAEWIKDFWMPNKEWEGCNVDDPSARVLSNYGDSGK, from the coding sequence ATGTGTGGAATCATGTATTATTCAGGTAAAGAAGCGGAACTATTAGGATTTGAGAAAAGTTTTGAAAGAATTGTGTATAGAGGACCTGACTCTACAGAAATACTAAAAGACAAAGGGGTATGGGGATTTCACAGATTATCAATAATGGATCTTAGCAACAGCGGAATGCAGCCTTTTATGCTAGACGGAAGTATTTCTATATGTAACGGTGAGATATACAACTTTAGAAAAATAAAAGAGGACCTTCAAGATAAATATAAATTTCACTCAGATAGTGATTGTGAAGTACTGATTCCGTTGTATAAGGAAATGGGTGTAGAGATGTTTAAATATCTAGATGCAGAATACGCCATGGTTATGTATGATGCCGGAGCTGACGAAGTAATAGCTGCTAGAGACCCGATCGGGATAAGACCACTTTTTTACGGTTATTCAAAAACTACCAAAGAAATAGCATTTGCAAGTGAGGCAAAAGGCTTAACTGATTTTTGTGAAGATGTAGCTGCATTTCCTCCAGGACATTACTATAAAGGTGGAGAATTCATATGCTACAGAGATATGACAAAGTATACGCAATTTATCGACGGAGACCTTGAAGAGATAACAGAAGGTATAAGAGAAAGACTTGAAGCAGGGATAATAAAGAGATTAGATTCTGATGCACCAGTCGGGTACCTATTGAGTGGAGGTTTAGATTCAAGTTTAGTTTGTGCAATTGCTCAGAGAAATCTTGAAAAGCCTTTAAAGACTTTTGCAATAGGGATGGAAAAGGATCCTATAGATCTTAAATATGCCAAAGAGGTAGCTGAATACCTGGGAACTGAGCATACAGAGGTAACTATCAGCGAGAAAGATGTTTTAGATAACTTAAAGCATGTAATATACTGTCTTGAGACTTGGGATATAACAACTATTAGAGCAAGTATGGGAATGTACCTTATTTGTAAATATATAAGAGCAAATACTGATATCAAAGTTCTATTGACTGGTGAAATCAGTGACGAAATATTTGGATATAAATATACAGATTTTGCACCAAGTGGAGAAGAGTTCCAAAAAGAAGCGGAAAAAAGACTTAGAGAGATCTATATGTATGACGTACTAAGAGCTGACAGATGTATATCAGCAAACTCTCTAGAGGCTAGAGTACCTTTTGGTGACTTAGATTTTGTAGACTATGTAATGGGGATCAATCCTGAAAAAAAATTAAATACATATAACAAAGGTAAATACCTTCTTAGAAAGGCTTTCGAAGGTGGAGAATACCTTCCGAAAGACATTTTATACAGAGAAAAAGCAGCCTTTAGTGACGCTGTAGGACACTCATTAGTTGACTGTATCAAGGCATTTGCTGATGAAAAGTATTCTGATGAAGATGTAGAAAAGGCAAAAGAAAAATATGCTTATGGGACTCCATTTACAAAAGAATCACTGCTATACAGAGATATCTTTGAAGAGTTCTTCCCTGGTAAAGCAGAGTGGATAAAAGACTTCTGGATGCCAAATAAAGAGTGGGAAGGTTGTAACGTAGACGACCCTAGTGCAAGAGTATTATCAAACTATGGTGACAGTGGAAAGTAA
- a CDS encoding AzlD domain-containing protein — translation METKFLMVILGSMFINYFLRAVPVICHTGKKPGSFLKSFLEYIPFAAIGALLFPDVLYSTDTMWISLAGLIFAGTLILLKKNMLLVVSGTIFLVYLLNMIKP, via the coding sequence ATGGAAACTAAATTTTTGATGGTAATTCTAGGTAGTATGTTCATAAATTACTTTTTAAGGGCTGTGCCTGTAATTTGCCATACAGGAAAGAAACCAGGTAGTTTTTTAAAATCATTTTTAGAATATATTCCCTTTGCTGCAATAGGAGCACTTTTATTTCCAGATGTGCTTTACTCTACAGATACTATGTGGATATCTCTTGCAGGACTAATATTTGCTGGAACACTTATTCTTCTCAAAAAAAATATGCTCTTAGTTGTATCTGGTACAATTTTCTTGGTTTATCTTTTAAACATGATTAAACCTTAA
- the asnS gene encoding asparagine--tRNA ligase, with the protein MEKTLVKKLFRESESFIGKEVVISGWVKKIRSQKKFGFIEINDGSFFKGIQVVFESELDNFEEISKVSISSTLVIKGKLVESQGKGQSIEILASEVEIFQKADLDFPLQNKRHSFEFLRTIAHLRPRTNTFSAVFRVRSVLAYAIHKFFQENDFVYVHTPIITGADCEGAGEMFRVTTLDLDNVPKTEEGSIDEAKDFFGKETNLTVSGQLNVETYCAAFRNVYTFGPTFRAENSNTSRHASEFWMIEPEVAFGDLGVNMELAEAMVKYVIKYVMDECPEEMEFFNSFIEKGLFEKLNNVLNNDFGRVTYTEAIEILENCGKKFDFPVEWGIDLQSEHERYLAEEHFKKPIFVTDYPKDIKAFYMKMNEDDKTVRAMDLLAPGIGEIIGGSQREDDLPLLEKRMEEMNLNKEDYTFYTDLRRYGSFPHSGFGLGFERMMMYITGMTNIRDVIPFPRTPKSAEF; encoded by the coding sequence ATGGAAAAAACTTTAGTAAAGAAACTCTTTAGAGAGAGTGAAAGCTTTATTGGAAAAGAAGTTGTCATCTCAGGATGGGTAAAAAAAATAAGGTCTCAAAAGAAATTTGGATTTATTGAAATAAATGACGGATCTTTTTTTAAAGGAATTCAGGTAGTATTTGAAAGTGAACTCGATAATTTTGAGGAGATTTCAAAAGTATCTATTTCGTCTACTCTTGTTATTAAAGGTAAACTTGTAGAATCTCAAGGTAAGGGACAGTCTATAGAAATACTAGCTAGTGAGGTAGAGATATTTCAAAAAGCTGACCTTGATTTTCCGCTTCAAAATAAAAGACACTCTTTTGAGTTCTTGAGAACTATTGCCCATCTTAGACCGAGGACAAATACATTTTCTGCAGTATTTAGAGTTAGATCGGTTCTAGCTTATGCTATTCATAAATTTTTTCAAGAAAATGATTTTGTATATGTACACACTCCAATTATCACAGGGGCAGACTGTGAAGGAGCAGGAGAGATGTTTAGGGTTACTACATTAGATTTGGATAATGTTCCTAAAACTGAAGAGGGTTCTATAGACGAAGCTAAAGATTTTTTTGGAAAAGAGACTAACCTCACTGTAAGTGGTCAACTAAATGTGGAAACATACTGTGCTGCTTTCAGAAATGTATATACTTTTGGACCAACTTTCAGGGCTGAAAACTCAAATACATCGAGACACGCTTCTGAATTTTGGATGATTGAACCTGAAGTAGCTTTCGGAGATCTCGGTGTAAACATGGAACTTGCAGAGGCAATGGTAAAATATGTTATCAAATATGTAATGGATGAATGTCCTGAAGAGATGGAGTTTTTCAACAGCTTTATAGAGAAAGGCTTATTTGAAAAACTAAACAATGTATTGAATAATGACTTTGGAAGGGTTACATATACTGAGGCGATAGAGATTCTTGAAAACTGTGGAAAGAAATTTGATTTTCCTGTAGAATGGGGAATCGATCTTCAGAGTGAGCATGAGAGATATCTAGCTGAAGAACATTTTAAAAAACCAATATTTGTAACAGATTATCCAAAGGATATAAAAGCTTTTTACATGAAAATGAATGAAGATGATAAAACAGTAAGGGCAATGGATCTGTTAGCTCCTGGTATTGGAGAGATAATAGGCGGATCTCAGAGAGAAGACGATCTTCCTTTACTAGAAAAAAGAATGGAAGAAATGAATCTTAATAAAGAGGATTACACTTTTTATACTGACTTGAGAAGATATGGAAGCTTTCCTCATTCAGGATTTGGTCTAGGTTTTGAAAGAATGATGATGTATATAACTGGAATGACCAATATAAGAGACGTAATTCCTTTCCCTAGAACACCTAAAAGTGCTGAATTTTAA
- a CDS encoding MetQ/NlpA family ABC transporter substrate-binding protein has protein sequence MRKTAFLGIFILFFTFSSAKFLFFKNSESKITLRVGVASNSISEIFNFIKNNFKDEEFELEIIEYSDYIQPNIDLLEDVIDVSYCQNKDFLNLYNTENNTNIVSYGDVYFERMGIYSKKYSSIKEFKNIVIAIPNIESDKIRALKLLENTGLIRVNDEYQILENPRNIRLLEISPKYLLRVIDQADAVIVKENKVLKKESDSFETSLYLEEYNEKYINVLAGKYKSKKKKHIKRLYQILKSSEVKHMIEKKYRGIII, from the coding sequence ATGAGAAAAACAGCTTTTTTAGGAATTTTTATTTTGTTTTTTACTTTTTCTAGTGCAAAATTTTTATTTTTTAAGAACAGTGAAAGTAAAATAACTCTAAGGGTAGGTGTTGCTTCCAACTCTATTTCAGAAATTTTTAACTTTATAAAAAATAATTTTAAAGACGAAGAATTTGAACTTGAAATAATAGAGTATTCAGACTATATTCAGCCTAATATTGATCTTTTAGAAGATGTTATAGATGTGAGTTATTGTCAAAATAAAGATTTTTTGAATTTGTATAACACCGAAAACAACACCAATATTGTTTCTTATGGAGATGTATATTTTGAAAGAATGGGGATATATTCAAAAAAATACAGTAGTATAAAAGAGTTTAAAAATATTGTCATCGCAATTCCAAACATTGAAAGTGATAAGATTCGAGCTCTAAAACTTCTAGAAAATACAGGTTTGATAAGAGTGAATGATGAATATCAAATTTTGGAAAATCCAAGAAATATAAGACTTTTAGAAATAAGTCCCAAGTATCTTCTAAGGGTAATAGATCAGGCAGATGCAGTAATTGTAAAAGAAAATAAGGTTTTAAAAAAAGAATCAGATTCTTTTGAAACTTCTCTTTATTTAGAAGAGTATAATGAAAAATATATAAATGTTCTTGCTGGAAAATATAAAAGCAAGAAAAAAAAGCATATAAAAAGGTTATATCAAATATTAAAGTCAAGTGAAGTTAAGCATATGATTGAGAAAAAATATAGAGGAATTATTATCTGA
- a CDS encoding AzlC family ABC transporter permease, with product MKAVALKRLRSNNDFKIGMKSAAPIFMGYFPIAVTFGLIIKSAGLPGYMAVLMSMTNFTGATQFISTTMLLSKASLWNILLTTFMINARYFIMSLCVANKLSRGISTKLKGILAFGITDEVFVLAMTKEETNVNFMLGSQLMSWLGWVGGTLVGIVAADFLPGSILASTGIAIYIMFLGLILPAVKNSKEIAVVTLLGILISSIFFYTPLLKNFVGNWRVIISIILTSAIGALLFPVKEDEDGN from the coding sequence GTGAAAGCTGTGGCTTTAAAAAGACTAAGATCAAATAATGATTTTAAAATAGGTATGAAAAGTGCCGCTCCCATTTTCATGGGATATTTCCCAATTGCCGTGACATTTGGACTCATCATAAAATCTGCAGGTTTGCCGGGTTATATGGCTGTACTTATGTCCATGACTAATTTTACCGGGGCTACTCAATTTATTTCTACTACTATGCTCTTATCAAAAGCATCTCTTTGGAATATCCTTCTGACGACATTTATGATAAATGCCAGATATTTTATTATGTCTTTATGTGTTGCCAACAAGCTTTCAAGAGGGATTAGTACCAAACTTAAAGGAATACTAGCCTTTGGAATAACAGATGAGGTCTTTGTCTTGGCCATGACAAAAGAAGAGACCAACGTCAATTTTATGTTGGGATCACAGCTTATGTCGTGGCTTGGTTGGGTTGGAGGGACACTTGTGGGGATAGTTGCAGCCGACTTCCTGCCAGGATCAATATTAGCCAGTACCGGTATAGCCATATACATAATGTTTCTCGGACTTATTCTTCCAGCTGTAAAAAATTCAAAAGAGATTGCAGTTGTCACTCTACTGGGAATACTTATAAGTTCCATTTTCTTTTATACCCCGCTTCTTAAAAACTTTGTGGGCAACTGGAGAGTTATTATCTCTATTATACTCACATCTGCAATAGGGGCACTGCTTTTCCCAGTAAAGGAGGACGAAGATGGAAACTAA
- a CDS encoding DUF896 domain-containing protein, producing MDMKDIIKKVNYYAGESKKRELTEEEKIDRQKYRNMYLERFKAQVKGHLDSIKIVDENEPKYKN from the coding sequence ATGGATATGAAAGATATTATAAAAAAGGTTAATTATTATGCTGGTGAATCAAAAAAAAGAGAATTAACAGAGGAAGAAAAAATAGACAGACAAAAATACAGAAACATGTATCTTGAGAGGTTTAAGGCACAAGTTAAGGGCCACCTAGATAGTATAAAAATAGTTGATGAGAATGAACCTAAATATAAAAATTAG
- a CDS encoding mechanosensitive ion channel family protein — protein MEMLKPFEYFLKDIIFIVGEIITLSLLFLFVYIIFKILFKKTDYIPFLKKYKEHSKMVLKKIKRLLIYSYIFVFILLMGYNGYLFYKKIGIYENALHLASKIPNKFWTETLIGSVKLILVCIGANYLIKIILKILDKAQAAAKEYKNISSNNETIDSFFLRLRKIIKNSVKFLVVIYAMNLMLFPEVFLSNMYVLLKIYLIISGGMLFTKAATAVVDSLEDLSKRYWYREDYVGWYNRLNNLLPLFRRCLEYVIYVWVTSLAMLQISFFERFVPFGTALVQIIGIFFITRVIVEILKFFVDKYMMKSEKQVLNKQRETLVPITKSILQSIIYFIAFVLMLRALNINPMPILAGAGILGIVIGMGAQSLINDLVAGIFILFESIFLVGDYIETGSAKGIVESVLLRTTKIRDPNGQLHILRNGQIEGVENYSKGYTFAVVEVGVAYESDLKHVFNVLTSLGKQIKEKNSSVLEEMIVQGIKEFGESELLIRTVTKVRPGHHFSVAYELRNMIKDEFEKEGIEIPFARRVLIFKNQEEIKQDIEI, from the coding sequence ATGGAGATGCTAAAACCATTTGAATACTTCCTAAAAGATATTATTTTTATAGTCGGTGAAATAATAACCTTGAGTCTATTATTTTTATTTGTGTATATTATTTTCAAGATTTTATTCAAGAAAACAGATTATATACCCTTTTTAAAAAAATATAAAGAGCATTCTAAAATGGTTTTGAAAAAAATAAAAAGACTTTTGATATATAGCTACATCTTTGTTTTTATACTCCTTATGGGATACAATGGATATCTATTTTATAAAAAAATCGGTATTTATGAAAATGCTCTGCACCTAGCATCTAAAATTCCTAATAAATTTTGGACTGAAACTCTAATAGGGTCAGTAAAACTAATACTGGTGTGTATAGGGGCTAATTATTTAATCAAAATAATCTTGAAAATATTGGATAAGGCACAAGCCGCTGCAAAAGAATATAAAAATATAAGCTCAAATAATGAAACTATAGATAGTTTTTTTCTCAGACTGCGCAAAATCATAAAAAATTCTGTAAAATTTCTAGTTGTAATATATGCTATGAATTTAATGCTTTTTCCAGAGGTTTTTTTAAGCAATATGTACGTTCTTTTGAAAATATATCTTATCATTTCAGGGGGAATGTTATTTACAAAGGCAGCTACAGCAGTTGTAGATAGTCTAGAAGATCTTAGTAAAAGATACTGGTACCGTGAAGATTATGTAGGATGGTACAATAGACTCAATAATTTACTGCCACTATTTAGAAGATGCTTGGAATATGTTATTTATGTATGGGTTACTTCATTAGCGATGCTGCAGATTAGTTTTTTTGAAAGATTTGTTCCTTTTGGAACTGCATTAGTTCAAATAATAGGTATATTCTTTATAACCCGGGTTATTGTAGAGATTTTGAAATTCTTTGTTGATAAGTATATGATGAAGTCTGAAAAACAGGTTCTGAACAAGCAAAGAGAAACTCTTGTGCCTATAACTAAATCTATATTACAGAGTATAATATATTTTATTGCATTTGTACTTATGTTGAGAGCTTTGAATATAAATCCAATGCCTATACTAGCCGGTGCTGGTATTTTAGGTATTGTCATAGGTATGGGTGCCCAGTCTCTCATCAATGACTTGGTTGCAGGAATATTTATTCTTTTTGAAAGCATATTTTTAGTGGGTGACTATATAGAGACGGGTTCAGCTAAGGGTATAGTGGAATCAGTCCTTCTCAGAACTACTAAAATAAGAGATCCTAACGGACAACTTCATATACTTAGAAACGGACAGATAGAGGGTGTTGAAAATTACTCTAAGGGATACACTTTTGCTGTGGTAGAGGTAGGGGTAGCCTATGAAAGTGATCTCAAACATGTTTTTAACGTTCTCACTAGTTTAGGGAAGCAGATAAAAGAAAAAAATTCTAGTGTGCTAGAGGAAATGATAGTTCAAGGGATAAAAGAATTTGGGGAATCTGAGCTTCTTATAAGAACCGTAACTAAGGTGAGACCGGGGCATCATTTTAGTGTGGCCTATGAGCTGAGAAATATGATAAAAGATGAATTTGAAAAAGAAGGAATAGAGATTCCTTTTGCAAGAAGAGTGCTTATATTTAAAAATCAAGAGGAGATAAAACAAGATATAGAAATATAA
- a CDS encoding FtsW/RodA/SpoVE family cell cycle protein produces MKIEKQSMYYEKMSIEKRLSMDKEIKKNKARRLVIWICLGIFIGISLLNIVSASFYSATYSYRGGSSFQFLIKHFIWFVVAIIAFVITNKIPYTFYKKKSIIRFFLCISTFLLLVVLIGAKIAPKFVPVINGAIGWIRLGPFSVQPAEFLKIPYIVILAKLFENGEKKDFKDLEIILNTSPIFFLFVFLIIMQGDLGTVIHYTSILFFMLFLSKISKKIIAGFIGIASTTLISGLSYIYYFINDTQGVGYRVKRVKSYLDGLLKGEYGDDVGYQVGQSLIAMGSGGIFGKGYANGVQKYSYLPEIHTDFILASLGEEWGFAGVLLIVILFYTIFSLSMTIAAESRDYFAKYLVAGMASLIFTQLLINSFVVTGLMPVTGIPFPIFSYGGSSLITVFAALGIVLNVNKKNLIEKYGAY; encoded by the coding sequence ATGAAAATAGAAAAGCAAAGTATGTATTATGAAAAAATGTCCATCGAGAAAAGACTGAGCATGGACAAGGAAATAAAAAAAAATAAGGCAAGAAGACTTGTAATATGGATATGTCTGGGGATTTTTATTGGTATAAGCCTTTTAAATATAGTCAGTGCCAGTTTTTACTCTGCAACATATAGTTATAGAGGTGGTTCATCTTTTCAGTTTTTAATAAAGCATTTTATATGGTTTGTTGTTGCAATAATAGCATTTGTGATAACAAATAAAATCCCCTATACTTTTTATAAAAAAAAATCAATAATAAGATTTTTCCTCTGTATCTCTACATTCCTTTTGTTAGTTGTTTTGATAGGAGCTAAGATTGCTCCTAAATTTGTTCCGGTAATCAATGGAGCTATAGGTTGGATAAGACTAGGTCCCTTCAGTGTACAGCCAGCAGAATTTTTGAAAATACCTTATATAGTAATTTTAGCAAAATTATTTGAAAATGGAGAAAAAAAAGATTTCAAAGATCTTGAGATAATACTAAATACTTCACCTATATTCTTTTTATTTGTTTTTTTAATAATAATGCAGGGGGATTTGGGAACGGTAATTCATTATACATCGATACTCTTTTTTATGCTTTTTCTATCTAAAATATCCAAAAAAATAATAGCTGGTTTTATTGGTATTGCATCGACAACACTAATATCAGGTTTAAGCTATATCTACTATTTTATAAATGATACTCAAGGTGTGGGCTACAGGGTAAAAAGAGTAAAAAGCTATCTTGATGGCCTTTTGAAAGGTGAATATGGAGATGATGTAGGATACCAAGTGGGGCAATCTCTGATCGCAATGGGAAGTGGTGGTATATTTGGAAAAGGATATGCCAATGGAGTTCAAAAATACAGCTATCTTCCAGAGATACATACAGATTTCATACTAGCTTCTTTAGGTGAGGAGTGGGGCTTTGCAGGAGTTCTATTGATAGTAATTTTATTTTATACTATATTTAGTTTGTCTATGACAATAGCTGCTGAATCAAGAGATTATTTCGCAAAGTATCTTGTAGCAGGAATGGCAAGTCTTATATTTACACAGCTTTTGATTAATTCTTTCGTTGTAACAGGGCTTATGCCAGTTACTGGGATCCCATTTCCAATATTCAGCTACGGAGGAAGTTCGTTAATAACTGTTTTTGCTGCACTCGGAATAGTTTTAAATGTTAATAAAAAAAATCTAATAGAAAAATACGGTGCTTATTAA
- a CDS encoding alpha/beta hydrolase, with protein MFGFIWWVTLLLLIFYLLTGTSENKIKRKIERTLTFPDVWYREKMVEWEWESEALTFSKDIKIRVRYIKSFCTGENMRYIVMSPRVLKEKKYPCILLLHGMRDNADDWLERAKIIENYEGLLHSGKIGEMILVMPDSGYNGESWYSDFIKRKSHDYESYFVKELLPKIKSEYPVGSIGIAGFSMGGHGALKIALRNIDEFKAAGSFAGAISLIRLAVNRRVMRVIRMLYVPQFIFGEGDGRHFVQVFGSWGYQIIKQDPYSLIKSYGRKNPHKLKDKYFYLSVGDEDKKPYLMLQQWIDVVGRLKKYGFNYNAHLYRGESHSWNYVAKDLPNLLKYFYDKLK; from the coding sequence ATGTTTGGTTTTATATGGTGGGTAACCCTGCTTCTTTTGATTTTTTATCTGTTGACAGGAACCAGTGAGAACAAAATAAAAAGAAAAATAGAGAGAACCCTTACCTTTCCAGATGTATGGTATCGAGAGAAAATGGTAGAATGGGAATGGGAATCAGAGGCGTTGACCTTTAGCAAGGATATAAAAATAAGAGTAAGATATATAAAAAGCTTTTGTACAGGGGAAAACATGAGATATATTGTAATGTCTCCGAGGGTATTAAAAGAAAAAAAATACCCATGTATACTTCTTCTGCATGGTATGAGAGACAATGCAGATGACTGGCTTGAGAGAGCTAAAATTATAGAAAATTACGAAGGACTTTTGCATAGTGGTAAAATAGGTGAGATGATTTTGGTTATGCCTGATTCGGGTTATAATGGAGAGAGCTGGTATTCTGATTTTATAAAAAGAAAATCACATGATTATGAAAGTTATTTTGTAAAAGAACTTCTTCCAAAGATAAAATCAGAATATCCAGTTGGAAGTATTGGGATAGCAGGATTTTCAATGGGAGGTCACGGGGCCTTAAAGATCGCCCTAAGGAATATAGATGAGTTTAAGGCTGCAGGGAGTTTTGCAGGGGCCATAAGTCTTATAAGGCTAGCTGTTAACCGGAGAGTAATGAGGGTAATAAGAATGCTTTACGTGCCTCAGTTTATTTTCGGAGAAGGTGACGGTCGTCATTTTGTGCAGGTTTTTGGCTCTTGGGGGTATCAAATAATAAAACAGGATCCCTATTCTCTTATAAAATCCTATGGAAGAAAAAATCCTCATAAGCTAAAGGACAAGTACTTCTACCTAAGTGTAGGAGACGAGGATAAAAAGCCATATCTTATGCTGCAGCAGTGGATAGACGTTGTGGGAAGGCTTAAAAAATACGGATTTAATTACAATGCTCACCTCTATAGGGGTGAATCTCATTCTTGGAATTATGTGGCAAAGGATCTTCCTAACCTTTTGAAATACTTTTACGACAAGCTTAAATAA